From a single Streptomyces rubradiris genomic region:
- a CDS encoding carbohydrate ABC transporter permease, with the protein MAAPLRVRRQLPTSPWLFAAPGLLIAGAFVLYPFVSTLVNSFTDRRTLLPGRFVGLANFRELLHDDMFWTGLRNSVLYVLVVVPALVVLPLLLALLVRRNIPGITFFRSAFYTPVVASIVVVGLIWVWLLDERGLVNSVLETVGIGRIGFLSDQWLLLFSAMAVTVWKGLGYYMVIYLAALANVPRELHEAAAVDGAGPVRRFLSVTVPAVRSTMVLVAALSSVAAFKVFSEVYLMAGPSGGPAGEDTTLVMLVQRTGTGLTGRVGYASALSVVVFAVTVVLMLLVLRADRKEEA; encoded by the coding sequence ATGGCCGCACCCCTGCGCGTACGGCGGCAACTGCCCACCAGTCCCTGGCTGTTCGCCGCACCAGGACTGCTGATCGCCGGCGCCTTCGTGCTGTACCCCTTCGTCTCCACCCTGGTGAACTCCTTCACCGACCGCCGCACCCTGCTCCCCGGCCGCTTCGTCGGGCTCGCCAACTTCCGCGAACTGCTCCACGACGACATGTTCTGGACGGGCCTGCGCAACAGCGTCCTCTACGTCCTCGTCGTCGTCCCCGCACTCGTCGTCCTGCCGCTGCTGCTCGCCCTGCTGGTGCGCCGGAACATCCCCGGGATCACCTTCTTCCGCTCCGCCTTCTACACCCCCGTCGTCGCCTCGATCGTCGTGGTGGGCCTGATCTGGGTGTGGCTGCTGGACGAACGCGGCCTGGTCAACTCGGTGCTGGAGACGGTGGGCATCGGCCGGATCGGGTTCCTCAGCGACCAGTGGCTGCTCCTGTTCAGCGCCATGGCGGTCACCGTGTGGAAGGGCCTCGGCTACTACATGGTCATCTACCTGGCAGCGCTGGCGAACGTGCCACGCGAACTGCACGAGGCCGCTGCCGTCGACGGGGCCGGACCGGTGCGCCGCTTCCTGTCCGTCACCGTGCCCGCCGTACGGTCCACCATGGTGCTGGTCGCCGCGCTCTCCTCGGTCGCCGCCTTCAAGGTGTTCTCCGAGGTGTACCTGATGGCGGGCCCGAGCGGCGGCCCGGCCGGCGAGGACACCACCCTGGTCATGCTCGTCCAGCGCACCGGCACCGGCCTGACCGGCCGGGTCGGCTACGCCTCCGCCCTCTCCGTCGTCGTGTTCGCCGTCACCGTCGTCCTGATGCTGCTCGTCCTGCGCGCCGACCGGAAGGAGGAAGCGTGA